Below is a window of Cydia amplana chromosome 3, ilCydAmpl1.1, whole genome shotgun sequence DNA.
agccgaacgcgagtgtaaacggtggactcgcgtctcgtggtgcggctcgcggctcgtctcgtggctcgcgcgagagtctaaaccgagtgtAACTGTTAACTGGACTTTCGTTTCGAATGATCCTTGGAACATGGCGGATCGTGCTCcagacattatttttatttttttcattttgccGTTTAAGGTATAATTTAGATAGCATCTTATGCGGTGAATTGCAAGTGTGACGGGTGCAGTTAATTAAGAATTCTTCGACATCATTCGGCGGTTCGTGGTCTCGGCCGCCATTACGCTTTGTATTGTACTGCTGCTCCAGCCTGCTCCAGCTATCCTCCAGTGCATCGTGAAGGCCTATCACCGTACATCATGCATTAATACTTTGTATTATGAAATATtggtcagactgtacgaaagggggggctgggacttagaatttttttttacaaagtggtatcattatgacactatttttaaatgattgtaatgtgtagatcacgtcaaaataagcatcttttattggaaaaacttttctctaaaataaaaaatggccgagttagacgcgaccaaagattgatgttcttaaagggagctgggacttgtaaaattgtattattataaaaacgtcggttctggcgcttcgccggccgctgccgcggcacgctcgcttcgctcgctcggctcgcgcgctgtatggtcgcagttctacctaacactcctcctcgcttcgctcgtcgtcgtacctactccgacctgccttaaaagcctggcctgccttaagctctatctccgccattttcagttttagtaaaaagttttccaagtaaaagttgcttatttcgatgtgttctatacattaaaatcatttaaaatatatgtcataatgacaccactctcaatgaaaattttctaagtcccagctccctttaaaaatatcaatctttggaggcgtctaactcggccattttttattttagagaaaagtttttccaataaaagatgcttattttgacgtgatatacacattacaatcatttaaaaatagtgtcataatgacaccactttgtcaaaaaaaaatctaagtcccagccccccctttgctacagtccaaccgaaatattttacttgtgatCTATTACTGTATTTTGGCAAGGGCCCATGAGGTTGCCACTTCTCCAATAAACAACCAACTGTTAAACAATTTGTAGTAATAAGTTCGACATTGTTTAAGTGTGAGCGGGGTAATCACACAACAACTTGGTATGGCGGGCAGGCATTATTTTGCTTGGTATATGCTTGCGACGGCCGAGCATGATGATGAAAGACGGCAGCAAGGAAGATTCCAAGCGAACATAAGGGATGTGATTTTTGAAAACCCGCTTCAAAATATAAGTGATGCAAACTTTATGAAAGACTACCGTCTACACAAAGAGGCATTCGCTGACTTATGCGATGTATTGTCCCAAGAAACCGACTTGAAAGGGTCACAAAGAGTGTCTCTTCAAGCTAAGGTAAGCATATTTCATAATACGTATATATGTACTtgatttgcatttttaatagtaTCCCAAATAATAAAAAGTCCCTGCCAACTGatcaatttaaaatacaattaaaatcatatttaataaataaatgctactaCTCAGTAAATGATTTTCTTGCCGATACTTAGAGCACCCAATTAAAACTTGTCCAGTCTTCATATGTAATGAATATAATTtgtcttaatataaaaaattgaATGTTAAATTTGATATGTTATATCTTTAATAtgatgtacatataaataatacctTAAATGTTAATTGTTTTGTTTCTGATAACATGCTAATTTAATTGTAagaatttattaatatataccatagagtaaccaTAGTTCTTAAGTTTTATAACATTTGTACGCCAATAGGCAAAACACAGAGCTCTGTAATCACCTATTTTTACTTAAGACCTGTATCACCTGTGttctacaaataaaatttactttactttactttacgataggttaattttaatcaacaATAACTTGCAGGTTTTATgtgcattattattttttgcacATGGCAGCTACCAGAGGGTAACAGGTAAAGCGCACCACTTCTCCCAAGAGGCGGCCAGCGTCTACATTGAAGAAGTGACGAAGGCGCTAAACCACCCCAAggtgttaaataaatttattaaattcccGTGCACACAAGAAGATCGGAATGCCATTAAACAAAGGTACAGAATAAGATATAGAACAAAACGAAAGGTTAGCAAGGATGCACCCACAGGAGCACTGCTTACATCTGGGGTTAAATGCCCTTTCACCGCCACTTTTTCTAAGTAAGAACAGTGAAGGGGTTGTCATGTTGGTAATAGGACCTGTAACCCTTTATTTACGATTGTTATAGTGTAGGCGTAATAGTTCTGTCATTCTTTATTTACATTCTCTAATAGGTACCTTGTAGAAAAGCCCTTATAGccctaaacaatttttttacagtttctacAGTATATATGGTATCCCAGGAGTAATTGGGTGCTTAGATTGCAGCCATTTTAAAATTTTCACCCCCGACAAGGGAGAAGAACATTTATACTTCTGCCGGAAACATTATCATTCGATTAATGTACAAATGGTATGTTTATTATGTAAGATTAATGTCGTAGGGTTTGTCATATtacatcaaaatcaaaataagtacatatatcatGAGGAGCAATTGAAGCATATATAcgtttttaaattgaatttgtTATGTTATCTTTAACAAGTTCGATTTGTGCTCTTTATGATAATATATGCTTCAGAATTATTATTTTGCGATTGTGTATGTATCTGTGTGTGTGTGACAGACACTGAACTCTTTCTGTTCCATTGACCGTCTTTAAGTAGTGtacctactatagttcgtttttttagcattagaaagaacttgaaagaaggtaagcgatcttgaaagGTCTGTTaaatgaaaaacgctttttaaaaatcaataacttaaTCAATActtagaagaatataaatgatcgtattagatacataattgttacatatttgccggaaattatttttaaaatgagtttttaattaaaagacacatcaagattgtttaccttattcctaatgctaaaaaaactaactatagcaTATGTTCAAACATAAGGGTGTGGCCAGACATCCAGGGACTCGCCGAGTGCCGAGCCGATTATTTCATACATTCTTcaaagttcttttttttttctttgatataAGCGGCTCGGCACTCGGCGAGTCCCTGCATGTTTGGTTGCACTTTAAGGGTAAGACAAGAGGAGACAGCATGTAGTAGCAGTACTAAAGTAAAAAAAGGTGAAATTACATTTCTGAAAAACTCGATCCTATTAGTACCTACTGtacttaatactaaataaaatgacGAAAATCTTACTTTTATAAATAGACATCTCTTATCTTTTTCAGATATGTGACCATGAATGTAGAATATTAGCTGTAAATGCTAAGTATGGAGGAGCTGCCCACGATAGCTTCATTTGGGAAAATAGTAACATTAACGATCACATGCAACTATTGCACACGCGTAATGAAATTGTTTGGCTTCTGGGTAAGGCGCtattaattacaatacaacgtAATAttcaatatgtaggtacctataggtaacgATGTTGGTACAgcgatattctattctatattaaCAGGTGATTCAGGGTATCCTCAACGGCCATGGTTAATGACGCCCTATTTAGACGCAAACCCGGACTCTGCAGAGGAGATTTACAACGCCGCACACACAACTGCTAGAGTTCTGATTGAAAACACTTTTGGGCGTTTGAAAAATCGTTGGCGTTGTTTGCACCAGGAGAGGGCGTTGCACTACAGGCCAGAGAAGTGTTCGCGGATCATATTAGCATGTTGTGTATTGCATAACCTTGCTATAAAACATAACGTGCCGTTTCCCGAAGAGTCATCTGCAGAACCTCAaggttttttataaaaaacataattatgataGATTGAgtagggaatgctcccggtactgagtctgtatggcgagaaccgggaattcccggttccgtaCTGTATATGTATAGAAAGCCAGTAGGTACCGGGAGCACTCCATGAGTATAATAgtacttatataattattaaatatatacgGTAACTATACAAAGTCTATTATTTTTCAGAATTATTCGAACGAGAGGAATTGGTAACAGAAAATGCAGCTAGTGAATTATTGATGGGAAGAGCAATGCGCGATCAATTGGCCAGGCGCCTTGCCGAAGAACGCGGCCATCATGTATAaataaccctttgaccgccgttggcatgtatacaagacaacgatagaacgatacactggcgccgctgtcttgcaAACAAGACAAAAATCCAACCACTCGGTAAATGaggaaaaattatattttttttacacttatGTTAATGGTTTAGCaacttgtttaaaaataatcattttaagCTGCTATataaatccattcttttataataaaaggCTATCAAAAtaattgctccagatttcaacgtttttcatgttcctcgtcgccgttgtcttgtatacgagacagctagggatgggaatgttaactcgatatgagaatgttcaaaataaatatcaaatcgcaaatctgcttttatttaagcatttgaacacttgttaaatgccaattggtggtaagTAGTAACTAGAATAGGtacgtaaaacgagacgagagagacaggcataactatagctgaagttcagggagcttctacagctgttgatagtagagtcagTCAAGTAAATCTGAccttgtggtttatttgcagaacaaaggattcttttccgcacttgtatcgtaaataactatttcaggtGTTAAGGCGGGATTTCACCAGTGCGGCACAGgcatttttgtactgaatatgcttgtgccgcacagAACCGCatactggtggaatcccgcttTTATACTTGAGGGTACGTTTGTACCTAATTACGGTCCAATTAGGTACGATAACGGAATTCTTGTTTGAAATGAATAAGTAAAATATAGTAAAGGCGTAATATATAACCTTATTTATTCTCTAGAATATCTGCTATTCTATTGACAACAGCTGTAAAATTTCCAAATAACTCCATCCACCGTTCCTCATTCCTCCTCCTATGTATCTCCGTTTCTCGCTGAAAAGCACGCCATTCGGTGTCAGATCTGACAAAGGCTTGCCTCGCTAGTTCCGACTGTGTCTGAGTGCGGGTTCTTCTCTGCGCAGGAGAATTAGAATTTTGAACACCACGTCGTCGCCGCCGACGTGGCGGGGTCGGCAGGGGCGTAGGGCTCTGGGGCGAGCGGTGGCCAGCGGGATTGGCGCCAGCAACAGCTACGCGTGGCGTGAGTGGGCTGGGCGAGCGACTCCCCGACAAGCGGTTTGCGGCGGCGTCGGCAGCTGTCCTGATCACTACGCGTGGCGTGAGTGGCACAGGCGGGAGGCTTTGCAGCGTGTGCTGCCTGGCATTAGCAGAAGCAGACACATGCTGGGCTGTAAAAGAAGCAGACCAAATATATTCACTTTTAGCAccattttttatcttttttgaaTAGTTTATttgcgatacaagtgcggaaaagaggaaattcgaaacgagtggcgataaattaaaacacgaccgaagggagtgttttaaatcgacacgagttgcgaattacctattcgcacgtgtatcgtacaacgtattacagtacatatggccctttaaacttttgacataggcacgaagtgctattttacgcactagtgcgggaaaataggacaatatgtactgtaaaagcattatttttcttttatacataaaaatatgaGCAGCATAATATGGAATTATCTTACACAGAATAAACTATAAGATAGATAACTTCAATTGCCATCTGGTATTCCAATTAATCCATTAGGGTATCTAAGATGCCAGTGTTTTTCTTTTAGCTGATATAATAGATATAGCTTACCACCATCACGGATAGTATTAGCACCGGCAACCGACTGAGTTCTGAGCTCCGCGATCCCGCCAAAGCTATCCAGTCCATTCGGGGCTagtaaatacaaaacaaatataaatatattaaactttTCAGAAATTACACAAAGGAAAAATAAGTCATTatgacatatacataatatacatatagtaTATAGATGAAATATATACTTAGGCAGATTTTATAAATGCTTACTGTGCAGCACACACTGACTGGCACCAGCACTAGAAATTGTCAGAGTTCTGTCACTATTCATATGTAGTCCATCTTCCTGTCCGTGGAGGGCTATAGTGGAAATAAAACAGtacatgtatacattttatacacatctatagaaattacagaacaaatgtaacatttaaatgAGATGATAGcattattttacgcactagtgcgggaaaataggaccatatgtactgtaaaagcatttttttttttctttaatacataaaaatatgaGCAGCATAATATGGAATTATCTTACAGAGAGTAAACTATTAAGATAGATAACTTCAATTGCCATCTGGTATTCCAATTAATCTATTGGGGAATCTAAGATGCCAGTGTTTTTCTTTTAGCTGATATAATAGATATAGCTTACCACCATCATGGATAGTATTAGCACCGGCAACCGACTGAGTTCTGAGCTCCGCGATCCCGCCAAAGCTATCCAGTCCATTCGGGGCTagtaaatacaaaacaaaaatataaatatatcaaaCTTTTCAGAGATTACACAAAGGAAAAATAAGTCATTACGACATATACATATAGTACACAGATGAAATATATACTTAGGCAGATTTTATGAATGCTTACTGTGCAGCACACACTGACTGGCACCAGCACTAGAAATTGTCAGAGTTCTGTCACTATTCATATGTAGTCCATCTTCCTGTCCGTAGAGGGCTATAATGGAAATAAAACAGtacatgtatacattttatatacATTTATAGAAATTACAGaacaaatgtaacatttaaatgAGATGATAGCATtagaccttggaggatacaactaaacggagtagccattaacaggctttcccctctgtcgaaaataggcggccaacggtcatacacaatgtatggactgacgtttatctgacatggctatttttacgttacgcatacatttgacgttcccctcccccgcaaaaatcggcagactgttttgtacagaaaattacagacatggcgtctccgtttgattatatcctccaagcattAGACTgtactatagtatttttcaaactgggAAGGTATGTTGATGGGTGTCATCTCCATACTATGTAATACCCTAAAAATGCCAAATATCGCAAAATAGTATTAATTGACATCTATCCGCATACCCTTCCAGTATGAAACATACTCTGGTTACTCTGGTTCGCTTCACTAGCCACAAGAAGACTTGGAAAATACGTGGATTGAGCCGAGGTTCCCGGTTGATTCCAGTTATCTGCAATAAGAATAACACTGCATTATAATACTGTGTTGTGTGTGTCCAAAAAAGAGTATAATATTAAACTCACTggaaaataattgtaatattgACGGACTGTCCTCCTCTGTCTCTTCGATTACCACGTCGACTAAACCATTCTGTAAAATTAAGATTGCTATCAGACATGAAATACCAATttatataattacctacatttagatacacataattattgggaccgtgcacgatggcagcgctGCTTAGCGTTCGCAACGTTGAGGGCAACTGTCAAATAATGAGAGCAACAaaataattagtaggtacattgtgCATGCCAGAACGATTTatagactcgagtttgcaatattattacgccCCAAGTTAATCACAATGTTTTAGAGATAGATAgagatcttttttttttcatcacacttgcgatacgaaaaataagtttaaagaaaaaaaaactgttaattatggCACTAGAAACTTCATAACTCCCTAAGGAAAACGCTTTTTCTGTAACTCCCGCTAAACCTGCGTGCAATTCCACATTTACTGAGCAAGTTTGGAGCGAGTGTGATGAaaagattattccttaaaaatatttactaaaaagCACAACAATATGCGGAATTTTTTCGTTTTTAATGTTGAATACACTTGGTATTTGCTTTACTGAAAAtagtaagaattatctgtgtattttatattattcggtcaatttTCTTCGAtgttgtttcgttacaaattcaatgaaaaaatgttttattcgtTATATTTTGATGGCCCCCTTTGTGATCCTCTTTCTGGGGATACGTATGATGCTAGCAAGTATAAAAATTTTGCCCTTCACAGGTTTTTCTTAACACATTTTAAGTTAATAATTGTTACTTCGCTTATAACAATGTgttgtgacagacgacagacAACCCTACGTGTCAAAAGTATGCTTTTgataggcggattagactctcgcgcgagccacgagacgagccacgagacgcgagtgtaagcggtgggctcgcggctcgtctcgtggctcgcaagctcgtcgagctaatataatttaaacactaacggcacggcataaggtttataaccg
It encodes the following:
- the LOC134662713 gene encoding putative nuclease HARBI1, which translates into the protein MLATAEHDDERRQQGRFQANIRDVIFENPLQNISDANFMKDYRLHKEAFADLCDVLSQETDLKGSQRVSLQAKVLCALLFFAHGSYQRVTGKAHHFSQEAASVYIEEVTKALNHPKVLNKFIKFPCTQEDRNAIKQSFYSIYGIPGVIGCLDCSHFKIFTPDKGEEHLYFCRKHYHSINVQMICDHECRILAVNAKYGGAAHDSFIWENSNINDHMQLLHTRNEIVWLLGDSGYPQRPWLMTPYLDANPDSAEEIYNAAHTTARVLIENTFGRLKNRWRCLHQERALHYRPEKCSRIILACCVLHNLAIKHNVPFPEESIMDSISTGNRLSSELRDPAKAIQSIRG